In one window of Streptomyces sp. NBC_01224 DNA:
- a CDS encoding YjbQ family protein — MTGTFTTRTINIATGATETMHDLTNACSAFLREVAYGRNGLLNVFTPHATSGLAIIETGAGSDDDLLAALREILPADDRWRARHGRPGHGSDHVLPALVPPHATLPVVNGELELGASQSVVLVNSNRESPERQVRLSFIG, encoded by the coding sequence ATGACCGGCACCTTCACCACCCGCACCATCAACATTGCAACCGGCGCCACTGAGACCATGCACGACCTGACCAACGCATGCTCCGCGTTCCTCCGGGAGGTCGCTTATGGGCGAAACGGACTGCTGAACGTTTTCACCCCCCACGCGACATCCGGCCTGGCGATCATCGAGACCGGCGCGGGCAGTGACGATGACCTGTTGGCAGCCCTCCGCGAAATTCTTCCCGCGGACGACCGTTGGCGAGCCCGCCACGGTCGTCCAGGCCACGGCAGTGACCACGTGCTCCCGGCACTGGTACCACCACACGCCACGCTGCCCGTAGTCAATGGTGAGCTGGAGCTGGGGGCCTCGCAGTCGGTTGTACTGGTGAACTCCAACCGGGAGAGCCCCGAACGCCAAGTCCGGCTGTCCTTCATCGGCTGA
- a CDS encoding transposase yields MSKRYTSEFKRDAVALVRSSGRNVTEVARELGVSAEGLRGWVKQAKVDCGEGAPGALTTAEKDELQRLRRENREQQQTIEILKKAAAFFAKETMK; encoded by the coding sequence ATGAGCAAGCGGTACACGTCGGAGTTCAAGCGGGACGCGGTGGCACTGGTCCGGTCGTCAGGGCGGAACGTCACCGAGGTCGCCCGGGAACTCGGTGTGAGTGCGGAGGGGCTTCGCGGCTGGGTGAAGCAGGCGAAGGTCGACTGCGGCGAGGGGGCGCCCGGCGCGCTGACCACGGCGGAGAAGGATGAGCTCCAGCGGCTGCGCAGGGAGAACCGGGAACAGCAGCAGACGATCGAGATCTTGAAAAAAGCAGCGGCCTTCTTCGCGAAGGAGACGATGAAGTAG
- a CDS encoding glycoside hydrolase family 2 protein, whose protein sequence is MTKGVRTTIPLSDSWTVSREPATHSGAGIDVSGVPATVPGSVHTDLLAAGLIADPYIGDNERLTDWIGHSNWIYRCELPAVTAENGRIELHFQGLDTFAEVRLNGTLIGETTSMFTSLRIDVTNKLTGNADLLEVRFQSPYARALARCDEIGPLPNPYDEPYPFIRKTASNFGWDWGPTLVTAGIWKPVAIEIWSAARIGTVVPTVTVEGGVGAVAAQVELLRQPGADSAGLSLLLELGESVLSFPVNGVENAVTVRAEVASPELWWPRGYGEAARYDLTITLVDRSGRPIDRWERKIGFRTVEIESEPDAEGSPFTIVVNGVRVFARGVNWIPDDCFPTRVGRREYRERLEQAAAANVNFVRVWGGGNYEAEEFYDVADQLGLLIAQDFLFACAAYPETPELIGEVDSEVRENVVRLASHPSLALWFGGNETLWGYQDWEWKPVLGDRDWGERYWMELLPQWLAELDPTRPYWPNSPYSGSPDVHPNDSAHGTSHAWEVWNSEDYLAYRDLRPRFVAEFGYQAPAAYRTLLDSVGEAELSRHSATLQHHQKAADGELKLQRGLDAHFGDLDGFDDWLFATQLNQARAITTGVEHFRSLAPLCAGTVLWQLNDCWPALSWSVVDSASRLKPSWYALRNAYADRLLTVQPLGAALQLVAINERDEPWDVTASVCRMSFDGAESATQHVECTVEGRSVARLALEPTVSEAVNPARELIVADADGYRATWYFDADKNLEYPEPVYSAAVIAEPNGYRIDIEAKSLLRDVSLFADRIDPAAVAGDMLLTLLPGERASISVTTEFSGNPDRFTRSPQLRCANDLRSK, encoded by the coding sequence ATGACGAAAGGCGTGCGCACGACGATTCCCCTCTCGGACTCCTGGACGGTGAGTAGGGAGCCTGCGACCCACTCGGGAGCCGGTATCGATGTCAGCGGCGTCCCCGCCACCGTTCCCGGTTCTGTACACACCGATTTGCTTGCGGCCGGGCTCATCGCCGACCCATACATCGGCGACAACGAGCGCCTGACCGACTGGATCGGACACAGCAACTGGATCTACCGCTGCGAGCTGCCCGCGGTGACCGCGGAGAACGGGCGCATCGAGCTGCACTTCCAGGGTCTCGACACCTTCGCTGAAGTGCGGCTGAACGGCACCCTGATCGGCGAGACGACATCAATGTTCACGAGCTTGCGCATCGATGTGACGAACAAGCTCACGGGAAACGCAGACCTGCTCGAGGTGCGCTTCCAGTCACCCTACGCGCGAGCGCTTGCGCGCTGCGACGAGATCGGGCCGCTGCCGAATCCCTACGACGAGCCGTACCCGTTCATCAGGAAGACTGCGAGCAACTTCGGCTGGGATTGGGGCCCGACACTCGTCACCGCGGGAATCTGGAAACCCGTTGCCATTGAGATCTGGAGCGCAGCGCGGATCGGAACGGTCGTTCCCACCGTCACAGTCGAGGGCGGCGTCGGCGCTGTTGCCGCTCAGGTGGAACTGCTTCGACAGCCGGGCGCCGACTCCGCCGGGCTCAGCCTCCTGCTCGAGCTCGGCGAGAGTGTTCTGTCGTTCCCGGTGAACGGCGTCGAGAACGCCGTCACCGTTCGGGCGGAGGTTGCGTCGCCTGAGCTGTGGTGGCCACGTGGATACGGCGAGGCCGCGCGCTATGACCTCACCATCACCCTCGTCGATCGGTCGGGCCGGCCGATCGACCGCTGGGAGAGGAAAATCGGCTTCCGCACCGTGGAGATCGAATCAGAACCGGACGCCGAGGGATCTCCATTCACGATCGTGGTGAACGGTGTGCGTGTCTTCGCGCGCGGTGTCAACTGGATTCCCGACGATTGCTTTCCCACCAGGGTAGGCCGACGGGAGTACCGCGAGCGCCTCGAGCAGGCGGCGGCGGCGAACGTCAATTTCGTGCGCGTGTGGGGCGGAGGAAATTACGAGGCGGAGGAATTCTACGATGTCGCCGATCAGTTGGGCCTCCTGATTGCTCAAGACTTCTTGTTCGCATGCGCTGCCTACCCCGAGACCCCCGAGCTCATCGGGGAGGTCGATTCGGAGGTGCGCGAGAACGTCGTGCGCCTCGCCTCGCATCCGAGCCTGGCGCTCTGGTTCGGCGGCAACGAGACGCTCTGGGGCTACCAGGACTGGGAGTGGAAGCCGGTGCTCGGCGATCGTGACTGGGGCGAGCGGTACTGGATGGAGCTCCTCCCGCAGTGGCTGGCCGAGCTCGACCCGACTCGGCCATACTGGCCGAACAGCCCGTACTCCGGCAGCCCCGACGTGCACCCGAACGACTCGGCGCACGGCACGTCACACGCCTGGGAAGTATGGAACTCCGAGGACTACCTCGCCTATCGCGATCTGCGACCACGGTTCGTGGCGGAGTTCGGCTATCAGGCACCCGCCGCGTATCGCACGCTCCTCGATTCGGTCGGAGAGGCTGAACTGAGCCGACACTCGGCAACACTGCAGCACCACCAGAAGGCCGCGGACGGCGAGCTCAAGCTGCAGAGGGGACTCGACGCCCACTTCGGCGATCTGGATGGGTTCGACGACTGGTTGTTCGCGACACAGCTCAACCAGGCGAGGGCCATCACCACAGGCGTCGAGCATTTCCGGTCGCTGGCACCGCTGTGTGCGGGGACAGTGTTGTGGCAGCTCAATGACTGCTGGCCGGCGCTGTCGTGGTCTGTCGTCGACAGCGCATCCCGACTCAAGCCGTCGTGGTACGCGCTTCGGAATGCCTACGCTGACCGGCTTCTTACCGTGCAGCCGCTCGGTGCGGCGCTTCAGCTGGTGGCGATCAACGAGCGCGACGAGCCATGGGATGTGACTGCAAGCGTGTGTCGGATGAGCTTCGACGGAGCCGAATCGGCCACGCAGCACGTCGAATGCACGGTCGAGGGCAGATCAGTCGCCCGTCTCGCACTCGAGCCGACCGTCAGCGAGGCAGTAAACCCCGCCCGCGAACTCATTGTCGCCGACGCCGACGGATACCGGGCCACCTGGTACTTCGACGCCGACAAGAACCTCGAGTACCCGGAGCCCGTCTACTCGGCGGCCGTCATCGCCGAACCGAACGGCTACCGCATCGACATCGAAGCGAAGAGCCTACTGCGGGACGTTTCGCTCTTCGCAGATCGAATCGACCCCGCGGCTGTCGCTGGCGACATGCTCCTCACTCTGCTTCCGGGCGAGCGGGCGTCGATTTCAGTCACCACGGAGTTCTCAGGCAACCCCGATCGGTTTACCCGTTCGCCGCAATTGCGTTGCGCAAACGACCTCAGAAGCAAGTAG
- a CDS encoding TetR/AcrR family transcriptional regulator C-terminal domain-containing protein has product MRYKRTESCCITYNLGVEKKRTEARSTSARSRDRGRATRLRLIEATARLCKERPGAEVSVAEIANAAGVFPNQVTYYFGSKDSLLVHAAFLGLLHDARRIERIGRQAPDAATFRRNIARAVLAMPSLPSVARALAAGISKPELAPVVDRHLQLLFRQSERFVSQLIDGRGWRARRPLNVEVRTFWSTALGAVLLVRAGAHGTVTDLDLAGALTIHDEPDPG; this is encoded by the coding sequence ATGCGATACAAGCGAACAGAGTCTTGTTGTATCACATACAATTTGGGTGTGGAGAAGAAGCGAACCGAAGCTCGGTCAACGTCGGCTCGGTCGCGTGACCGCGGTCGCGCGACGAGGCTCCGGCTGATTGAGGCAACTGCACGGCTCTGCAAGGAGCGGCCCGGCGCTGAGGTGAGCGTCGCGGAGATCGCGAACGCGGCAGGCGTCTTCCCCAATCAGGTCACCTACTACTTCGGCTCCAAGGACTCGCTGCTCGTGCACGCCGCCTTTCTCGGCTTGCTGCACGACGCCCGACGGATTGAGCGCATCGGTCGCCAAGCCCCCGATGCGGCGACATTTAGGCGCAACATCGCCCGCGCCGTACTGGCCATGCCCTCGCTCCCGTCAGTCGCGCGAGCACTCGCCGCCGGGATCTCCAAGCCCGAACTCGCCCCCGTGGTCGACCGGCACCTCCAGTTGCTATTCCGGCAATCCGAGCGCTTCGTGAGCCAGCTCATCGACGGTCGCGGCTGGAGGGCCCGTCGACCGCTCAACGTGGAGGTCAGGACGTTCTGGAGCACCGCGCTCGGCGCAGTGCTGCTCGTCCGGGCCGGGGCACACGGCACTGTCACCGACCTCGACCTCGCCGGAGCATTGACCATCCACGACGAACCCGATCCCGGTTAG
- a CDS encoding ADP-ribosylglycohydrolase family protein: MTSISREAVLGCWLGKAIGGTLGQPFEGLDGPLAATFYEPVPTEMVPNDDLDLQVVWACVLAEQAEPSVTSSALAAAWTTHVEFPFNEYGVAKRNLREGILPPFSGSFDNWFTKGEGAAIRSEIWACLAPSDPATAAEYAYRDACVDHAGDGIVAPMFLAALQSRAFSSGTVDDLLDAGLSVIPRDSGIGQVVIATRTWFEEFPDWRDVRSRILSRFESQDFTDVLMNTGFVVLGLLAGRGDFAKSILITSNCGKDTDSSAASVGATLGILAPESIPREWLAPIGSDLVLSPGIVNLNAPATIEEFTDLVLGLRERVTFVPREAEHDWDPRSKAVRVTRSWSTRAGELGALNDWFMPASHAPAPELAGESTSVELEGTWSQLAAEGFENDLMLLRYPLDAQGVQNVRVMVASNLLVRVWLDGNWLFGRDGGAMFPTPHMPRMNTFADVELSEGPHELTVVLHRPEAGHVGEWVVAIADSRTKEWIPDALRVPSQKSAA, encoded by the coding sequence ATGACTTCAATCAGCCGCGAAGCCGTTCTCGGATGTTGGCTCGGGAAAGCGATCGGAGGAACACTCGGTCAGCCGTTCGAGGGCCTCGACGGTCCGCTGGCCGCAACGTTCTACGAGCCCGTACCGACCGAGATGGTGCCGAACGATGATCTCGATCTTCAGGTCGTCTGGGCGTGCGTTCTCGCCGAGCAGGCAGAGCCGTCGGTCACCTCAAGTGCACTCGCTGCGGCGTGGACGACGCATGTGGAGTTCCCCTTCAACGAGTACGGGGTCGCCAAGCGCAACCTTCGCGAGGGAATCCTCCCCCCGTTCAGTGGTTCGTTCGACAATTGGTTCACAAAGGGCGAGGGCGCGGCCATCCGCAGTGAGATCTGGGCCTGTCTGGCACCGTCCGACCCGGCAACAGCCGCCGAGTACGCCTACCGCGACGCCTGCGTCGATCACGCCGGCGACGGCATCGTCGCTCCCATGTTCTTGGCGGCGCTGCAGAGCAGGGCCTTCTCGAGCGGCACTGTCGATGATCTGCTCGACGCGGGTCTCAGCGTCATTCCCCGCGATTCCGGAATAGGCCAGGTCGTCATCGCCACGCGCACATGGTTCGAGGAGTTCCCGGACTGGCGAGACGTTCGGTCACGGATCCTGAGCCGATTCGAGTCGCAGGACTTCACCGATGTGCTCATGAACACAGGCTTCGTCGTGCTAGGCCTATTGGCGGGGCGCGGTGATTTCGCGAAGTCGATCCTCATCACATCGAACTGCGGAAAAGACACGGACAGCTCGGCCGCGTCGGTTGGTGCAACGCTCGGAATTCTCGCGCCGGAGTCGATCCCGAGAGAATGGCTCGCACCCATCGGCTCAGATCTCGTGCTCAGCCCGGGAATCGTGAACCTCAACGCTCCGGCGACGATCGAGGAGTTCACCGATCTCGTTCTCGGGTTGCGCGAGCGCGTCACCTTCGTGCCTCGCGAAGCCGAACACGACTGGGACCCGCGCTCGAAAGCGGTGCGGGTCACTCGGAGCTGGTCGACGCGCGCGGGCGAACTCGGCGCACTGAACGACTGGTTCATGCCCGCCTCTCACGCGCCGGCGCCCGAGTTGGCAGGCGAGAGCACCAGCGTCGAGCTGGAAGGCACGTGGTCGCAGTTGGCTGCTGAGGGCTTCGAGAATGACCTGATGCTCCTTCGCTATCCGCTTGACGCCCAAGGCGTTCAGAACGTGCGCGTCATGGTCGCGAGCAACCTTCTGGTCCGCGTCTGGCTGGACGGCAACTGGCTGTTCGGTCGTGACGGCGGTGCGATGTTCCCGACCCCGCACATGCCGCGAATGAACACCTTCGCCGACGTCGAACTCAGTGAAGGACCTCATGAGCTGACAGTGGTGCTTCACCGCCCGGAAGCCGGCCACGTGGGTGAGTGGGTCGTGGCGATCGCAGATTCCCGGACGAAGGAGTGGATCCCGGACGCATTGCGCGTTCCTTCGCAAAAGAGTGCAGCCTGA
- a CDS encoding IS3 family transposase, with protein MCRFIDAEKAAEANPGGYSVALLCRVTGINRSTFYSWLAARPTAAERQCAEDELSEEIREIHASSRGAYGAPRVHAALRRKGHAINRKKVERIMRERDIRGITRRRRRHLTQQDTKAAPAPDLVGRDFTANRPGMKLVGDITYLPTIDGWWYLATVIDLATREVIGYAMAEHHRAELVTDALRMAAGRGDLQGGCIMHTDRGSEYTSGEFRRELQELNLRQSMGRTGICYDNAAAESFFGLLKAEIGTAVWESREAARADIFRFIEVEYNRTRLRKHPEFGYLTPLETRARLQHDFTPAA; from the coding sequence CTGTGCCGTTTCATCGACGCGGAGAAGGCCGCCGAGGCCAACCCTGGCGGCTACAGCGTGGCTTTGCTGTGCCGTGTCACGGGGATCAACCGCTCCACCTTCTACTCCTGGCTGGCGGCCCGGCCGACAGCGGCCGAACGACAGTGCGCCGAGGACGAGTTGAGCGAGGAGATCCGTGAGATCCACGCCTCCTCGCGGGGTGCCTACGGCGCCCCGCGCGTGCACGCCGCGCTGCGGCGCAAGGGACATGCGATCAACCGGAAGAAGGTCGAGCGGATCATGCGCGAGCGCGACATCCGCGGCATCACCCGCCGCAGACGCCGCCACCTGACGCAACAGGACACCAAGGCCGCACCGGCTCCGGACCTGGTCGGCCGCGACTTCACCGCTAACCGGCCCGGCATGAAGCTCGTCGGTGACATCACCTATCTGCCGACGATCGACGGCTGGTGGTATCTCGCGACCGTCATCGACCTGGCGACGCGCGAGGTGATCGGTTACGCGATGGCCGAACACCATCGTGCCGAGCTGGTCACCGACGCGCTGCGGATGGCCGCCGGCCGCGGTGACCTTCAGGGTGGCTGCATCATGCACACCGATCGCGGAAGCGAGTACACGAGTGGCGAATTCCGCCGCGAACTACAGGAGTTGAACCTGAGGCAGAGCATGGGAAGAACCGGCATATGCTACGATAACGCCGCAGCCGAGAGCTTCTTCGGACTGCTGAAAGCGGAGATCGGCACCGCCGTCTGGGAGAGCCGCGAGGCGGCCCGCGCTGACATCTTCCGCTTCATCGAGGTCGAGTACAACCGCACCAGGCTCCGCAAGCACCCCGAGTTCGGGTACCTCACCCCACTCGAAACCCGAGCCAGGCTGCAGCACGACTTCACCCCCGCAGCGTAA
- a CDS encoding Lrp/AsnC family transcriptional regulator: MRPTVGQAAALGEMLRDHCSLYNGALQERRDAYRHDRKILAELQRDGRLTITELAARVQLSVSPCHRRLRDLEAQGAIRGYRAVVDPAALGLNFETLVFATLRWEAPDTVTAFEEAVTAIPHVLQAQRLFGEPDYLLRVATTDLAAFQQLYDQQLARLPGVQRLTSTLVMKHVVEDRPLPG, translated from the coding sequence ATGCGGCCCACCGTGGGTCAGGCAGCCGCGCTCGGTGAGATGCTGCGCGACCACTGTTCGCTCTACAACGGGGCGCTCCAAGAGCGTCGGGACGCTTACCGGCACGACCGGAAGATTCTTGCTGAGCTGCAGCGCGATGGTCGCCTCACGATCACCGAGCTGGCCGCGCGGGTGCAGCTCAGCGTCTCGCCCTGTCACCGCCGCCTGCGCGACCTCGAAGCCCAGGGCGCGATCCGCGGCTACCGGGCGGTGGTGGACCCCGCCGCCCTTGGCCTGAACTTCGAGACCCTCGTCTTCGCCACCCTGCGCTGGGAAGCACCCGACACCGTCACCGCCTTCGAAGAAGCGGTGACCGCCATCCCCCACGTCCTCCAGGCCCAGCGCCTGTTCGGAGAACCCGACTACCTGCTGCGCGTGGCCACCACCGACCTGGCCGCCTTCCAGCAGCTCTACGACCAGCAGCTCGCACGCCTTCCCGGCGTCCAGCGCCTGACCTCCACCCTCGTCATGAAGCACGTCGTCGAAGACCGCCCCCTCCCCGGATGA
- a CDS encoding SAM-dependent methyltransferase — protein MNDHATSPGPAAHQKIDTSVPHSARIWNYWLGGKDNYPVDEEAGDAYSAVFPGIVTIARSSRAFLRRTLTYLVTERGIRQFLDVGTGLPTVNNTHEVAQRLAPETRIVYVDHDPLVLAHARALLTSTPEGATAYVDANLSDPDRILAAAAETLDLTRPTALILSNILGHVADYDHARGTVTRLMDGLPSGSYLSINDGSRGTDADYEQAQDAYNETGAVPYFLRPVDEIAAFFDGLELLDPGVVSVPFWRPDPTSPTPEPIGEHGGLARKP, from the coding sequence ATGAACGACCACGCCACGTCGCCCGGACCGGCGGCGCATCAGAAGATCGATACGTCGGTGCCGCACTCGGCCCGGATCTGGAACTACTGGCTGGGCGGGAAAGACAACTACCCCGTTGACGAGGAAGCCGGCGACGCATACAGCGCCGTCTTCCCCGGCATCGTCACCATCGCCCGCAGCAGCCGCGCCTTCCTGCGCCGCACCCTCACGTACCTGGTCACCGAGAGGGGCATCCGGCAGTTCCTGGACGTCGGGACCGGCCTGCCGACCGTGAACAACACCCATGAGGTCGCCCAGCGGCTCGCCCCCGAGACCAGGATCGTCTACGTCGACCACGACCCGTTGGTCCTCGCGCACGCCCGTGCCCTGCTCACCTCCACCCCCGAGGGGGCAACCGCCTACGTCGACGCCAACCTGTCCGACCCTGATCGAATCCTGGCGGCTGCCGCCGAGACGCTGGACCTCACCCGCCCGACCGCCCTGATTCTCAGCAACATCCTGGGCCACGTCGCCGACTACGACCACGCGCGCGGCACCGTCACCCGTCTGATGGACGGATTGCCGTCCGGCAGCTACCTCTCCATCAACGACGGTTCACGGGGCACCGACGCCGACTACGAACAGGCCCAGGACGCGTACAACGAAACCGGCGCCGTACCGTACTTCCTGCGCCCCGTCGACGAAATCGCGGCGTTCTTCGACGGTCTGGAACTTTTGGACCCCGGGGTCGTGTCGGTCCCCTTCTGGCGCCCGGACCCGACTTCCCCCACCCCGGAACCCATCGGCGAGCACGGCGGCCTCGCCCGCAAGCCGTGA